DNA sequence from the Oceanibaculum indicum P24 genome:
GGCGGTGGCGATCAGCGTGCCCTGCTTCGCCGCCTCGGCCAGGCGCTGGCTTTCCACGGGCAGGATATCGACCTTCACCTTGGCGGTGCCGCGCTGCTCGATCCCCAGCAGCTGGGCGCTGCGGCGCGACAGATCGATGATCCGGCCATGCGCGAAGGGGCCGCGGTCATTGACGCGGACGACAAGCGCCCGCCCGTTTTCCAGATTTGTGACCCGCACCAGGCTGGGCATCGGCAGGGTGCGGTGCGCGGCGGTCAGGTCGTTCTCGTCATAGAT
Encoded proteins:
- a CDS encoding septal ring lytic transglycosylase RlpA family protein, which gives rise to MALTLPLALAACAEAQFAAQTAKAIQQPSAKTQGYYKVGDPYEIKGVWYYPTVDYSYTETGIASWYGPGFHGKLTANGEIYDENDLTAAHRTLPMPSLVRVTNLENGRALVVRVNDRGPFAHGRIIDLSRRSAQLLGIEQRGTAKVKVDILPVESQRLAEAAKQGTLIATA